From the Cardiocondyla obscurior isolate alpha-2009 linkage group LG08, Cobs3.1, whole genome shotgun sequence genome, the window CAATCATACGTCTATCTTTGTTCTTCTTtctaaacaaataaaacagaCATAAAAAGACGTGCTTATTTCACaagtaaatttatacaaaagttaaaaCCACCCTTaaagaaaagtttattaaaaagcaaTGCGGCTCTGATGAAATAGGAAAGGACATATTTATCTAACTTAACAGGTCGATAATTTTacgacaaatttaaattacatattccatcttttttattgattcattttacatttaccACAACAGGCATCGGTTTTTTCCAATTCAGATTCCTTATGATTAGCGGTCCAGGGTCCGAGGCTGATTGTGGCGTAAAAATCCATGGGATACGGTCGATCCTTGTCGAAGTCTGCCATCCTAAGAGCGACGGCGCCTTCATAAGGCGTGAGAAATGGTTTCTCAAACGCAGCACCCCAGTCAATGCTCAATCGTGGACACgcaatcttaaataaaataacagaaattaatatagtttcttgcaaaatataaagttatacTGATtctatcaaataattttttacttaaaaaaattttttaatttttttttcttatatatttttataaaaatatgtatctttaaaaaaatttgttttacacgTTATATCGTAAGATCATACTTGTATGAAAGCATCGACGTCTTTGAATAGCTTGATTTTGTCTGGAAATATTTCCGAGAGCAATATCacgacatttttcttttctaatgcCTCTATTCTATTTTGCAAAGTTTTCAATACGCTAGGACTACCCTGTCTACCGAGAGTGCTAAGCACTAAAGCGTATGTGTCGGTTTGTAGAGCACGTTGTATTGCCTCGTGCCTCGTCTTCAGCATTTTTTCGTGGTCATAAAACTCCTCGGTCAATTTTTTCGCGTACGGATCGTATTTGAATGCCCTCAGCTTAGGATTAGCGATCATAGCAGCTTCCAAATGGAAGCGACCGTCCCCTATGTAGATCACGGCATCGGCACAGTGAACTTGTGGCGCAGTACATCCTAAAATCTTCAAAATCCATTGGCTATTGTGTCACCTTAATGAATAGGCATACTAAAAAACGTATTGTACTTCTCCAGGGCTAAGTGGCTTGCTCTGTGGCACCGAGACTTCATAACCTAATCTTCTCAATTCTGTTGCCACCGCTTGCACCATTGTAGCGAACTGTATGGTACTAACTAATGCTATCTTCATAGTGACTGGCAGAGTGATTTTCAGGCAGTCCGCACAGTGCAGAATgtcaatttttacattaacaaACACGTAAAGGACTTTGATACCAGTGGTTTGGTCCACAGGTATGAGACACGAATGTCCATAATGAATTAGAAAATCTGCATCCAATGCTCGTGCTGTGTAATCATCCACACAGCAAGCACCTATAATAAACCACATTATACTCATCGTaagcattaaattatatatttaattttaccatAAGTGACATCAGCCATGATAACAGTCTCTGCCTCGGTAAAGTCTTCAATAATATCAGCTATGGTCGTGGCATACATCAAGAGACCTTCCGGCATCTGAAGCACCACTCTTTTCGCCTTGGCCTCTTTGATTCTCCATACCGTCTTATGTATTTCAAAATTGTAATTCGTAGGCAAAGCCGCTATGGCAGAGTTAAGCACGGGGTCGTTTAGGAGTTCCTCCGGAATTTTGCTAACTCTCGTGGGAGCTTTAAAAACCTTGCGAACAGGCTTCGCCTTGATAACTACCACGGAATCGTCCTGTTCAGCCATCTCCTCACAGTTAGTTTAAGttctcaaaaatatttcggcACGTAGTCTACAAGcgtcatattatttttaccagcagcttatggaacgtataaataaaaacagcTGCGGGTTAGGTTAGCTAAGATTATGGACGAAACGTGTGGAGTTACTAAGCATATTTCAACGAAGCCCACTGCTTATACGATTTTCAGATTTCGATTGTATTCATCGATTGCATGCAAGTTAACgacaaaagagaaatattaattgtttgaaaaaaaaaaaaaagtatcttgCAGGTCCCACCGAGATTTGAACTCGGATCGCTGGATTCAAAGTCCAGAGTGCTAACCATTACACCATGGGACCTTCGTTGAGAGAACATCTCTCTATTACAGTCTTTACGTAAACGCATACGGTGTATGAGTAAAAGGATGTTcgttttttacaaaaaattacattaaatatgcTTCGTTCTtgagaaaagtaattttgacAATTACGGAATTAAGAATATACTCGTGCTTTATATCTATCGGAGAATAGAACGAAATGAATCTTCGAGTGTGTACTTCTgccattttacttttttacttatctcgACTCCCTATCTAACCGGCCGCTTGTCGTTAGAAGTTTCTTATTGCTCCAGATGAATGTCGCTTTTTAAACACGCCTCACACGCTTTTTCTTTACGTGCACATGTGCTAACCTGAAAATCATGCTGGTTATTTGAAtcttttaattcgtaatttgCTCGAGGCTGATGTTATTTAgtctgtaaattatttttaaatattataattatggaCGCTCACGATCTTTTCAAGAAGCTCGCGGTCGGTATTAAATTTGATACAAAACGTTTTCGACAAGATGCAGAGAGATTTCaggtaattaattgtttattttgtCCAAGGTATTTGATCTACTTATTGAATACtgctttatttctttatatagcTGGTAAAATCGGTCGAAAATAACACAAATAGTACAGTAgacaaaattaaagaagaagtaTTAAAGCCTGATATAAAGAgcaatggaaaaagaaaatgtgaaGATAAACATGAAAATGTTGATGAAATAACATTGCTGGATGGACTGAAAAACGAGAGTGTTCCTGCtaagaaacagaaaaagataGTGACTGCAGAGAAGATGTTAAAACTGGAGCAAGAAAAGGTTTCAAGCTTAAACAATTATGTgaaaacaagtaaaaaattcttttaacataccttttatttttcagataaatCATTTAAGGAATGTGAATCGTATTTCAGTCACAGGCAGTCATGTacctaaattaatattagaatttAGTGAATTAAAAACAGAGTATCAAGTATCAGagaaattattgaataatatgACAAGTAGTGGGTATAAGTATCCAACACCAATACAAATGCAAGCCATACCAATTATGTTAGAAGTAAGTAAATGTTTATtgaactaataaaaataaattatgtaattaaaaattttaatatttttttttgtcaatgaTAGGGCAGACAGGTACTTGCTTGTGCTCCTACAGGATCAGGGAAAACTGCAGCATTTTTGTTACCTATTATTCATAGCTTACAAGGACCTCAAAAAAAAGGTTTTCGTGCTGTTATTCTAAGCCCTACAAGAGAGCTGGCTAAACAGACTTACAGGGAATGCTTGAGACTGAGCGACGGCTGTGACTTCAgaattcatataattaataaagcaaaTCAAGCTCTTACTAAATATGGCCCTTCAAGTTCGCAAAAATTTGGTAAGTGTAATATtgtaagatataaaaattttaatagaaatatctttttaagatttatttgtGTTCTAGATATTTTAATCACTACACCGAAGCGCCTGGTTTTCCTTTTAAATCAAGATCCACCAgctatttcattaaataagtacgttcttttaaaataatattgcgcaCTGATTCGAATTCCCGTAATCTCCACATTTTTACACTTTGAGACACTCCCGCGCgctgcataaaaaaaatattgtttaaaaaaaattaattaaattcttgttttatttgttGCATAGCGTTGAATGGTTAATTGTGGATGAAGCAGATAAACTCTTTGAGGAAGGAATACGCGGCTTTAAGCAGCAATTAGATGAAATTACGAGATCTTGCACTAATACAAATTTACGTCGCGGTATGTTTAGTGCAACGAATACACCAGCGGTGTCTAAGTGGTGTCGTCGTAACATGAAGGGACTCGTAACAGTAACGGTTGGACAAAGGTATATGTAAATGCATATGCGTcacaataaattttacgatgtataaaaattgttaatatttatgttcGTTTTTATTGTAGAAATGCAGCTGCAGATTTAGTAGATCAAGAGCTTCTCTTTGTTGGGAACGAAAGAGGTAAATTGATAGAAATTAGAAACATTATTCAAAAGGtaagataatatatatttgttgtaATGTTTTACTACGCCTTTAAAATACCACagtcgtatatattttttaatttttaaagggAATATCGCCACCAGTCTTAATATTTGTGCAAAGCAAAGAAAGAGCTCAAGAACTTTTTAACGAACTTATTTACGATGGGATTAACGTAGACGTTATACATGCTGATAGAACAATGACACAAGTATgcctaaagaaaaaaattctcgtgCAATTCACTTTATTGTTccttaatatatatatatatattaaaattttttttttttttattttagcgagATAATACCGTGCGTTGCTTTAGAGAAGGAAAGATCTGGGTTTTGATCTGTACAGAATTGATGGGCAGAGGCATAGACTTTAAGGGTGTAAACCtcgttataaattatgattttcCGCCGTCTGCCATTTCGTACATCCACAGAATAGGTATGTATGTCTTATCA encodes:
- the Dph1 gene encoding 2-(3-amino-3-carboxypropyl)histidine synthase subunit 1 isoform X3; translation: MAEQDDSVVVIKAKPVRKVFKAPTRVSKIPEELLNDPVLNSAIAALPTNYNFEIHKTVWRIKEAKAKRVVLQMPEGLLMYATTIADIIEDFTEAETVIMADVTYGACCVDDYTARALDADFLIHYGHSCLIPVDQTTGIKVLYVFVNVKIDILHCADCLKITLPVTMKIALVSTIQFATMVQAVATELRRLGYEVSVPQSKPLSPGEILGCTAPQVHCADAVIYIGDGRFHLEAAMIANPKLRAFKYDPYAKKLTEEFYDHEKMLKTRHEAIQRALQTDTYALVLSTLGRQGSPSVLKTLQNRIEALEKKNVVILLSEIFPDKIKLFKDVDAFIQIACPRLSIDWGAAFEKPFLTPYEGAVALRMADFDKDRPYPMDFYATISLGPWTANHKESELEKTDACCEESVNKMM
- the Dph1 gene encoding 2-(3-amino-3-carboxypropyl)histidine synthase subunit 1 isoform X2 translates to MAEQDDSVVVIKAKPVRKVFKAPTRVSKIPEELLNDPVLNSAIAALPTNYNFEIHKTVWRIKEAKAKRVVLQMPEGLLMYATTIADIIEDFTEAETVIMADVTYGACCVDDYTARALDADFLIHYGHSCLIPVDQTTGIKVLYVFVNVKIDILHCADCLKITLPVTMKIALVSTIQFATMVQAVATELRRLGYEVSVPQSKPLSPGEILGCTAPQVHCADAVIYIGDGRFHLEAAMIANPKLRAFKYDPYAKKLTEEFYDHEKMLKTRHEAIQRALQTDTYALVLSTLGRQGSPSVLKTLQNRIEALEKKNVVILLSEIFPDKIKLFKDVDAFIQIACPRLSIDWGAAFEKPFLTPYEGAVALRMADFDKDRPYPMDFYATISLGPWTANHKESELEKTDACCERRTKIDVYSRELFILNPRHP
- the Dph1 gene encoding 2-(3-amino-3-carboxypropyl)histidine synthase subunit 1 isoform X1, whose amino-acid sequence is MAEQDDSVVVIKAKPVRKVFKAPTRVSKIPEELLNDPVLNSAIAALPTNYNFEIHKTVWRIKEAKAKRVVLQMPEGLLMYATTIADIIEDFTEAETVIMADVTYGACCVDDYTARALDADFLIHYGHSCLIPVDQTTGIKVLYVFVNVKIDILHCADCLKITLPVTMKIALVSTIQFATMVQAVATELRRLGYEVSVPQSKPLSPGEILGCTAPQVHCADAVIYIGDGRFHLEAAMIANPKLRAFKYDPYAKKLTEEFYDHEKMLKTRHEAIQRALQTDTYALVLSTLGRQGSPSVLKTLQNRIEALEKKNVVILLSEIFPDKIKLFKDVDAFIQIACPRLSIDWGAAFEKPFLTPYEGAVALRMADFDKDRPYPMDFYATISLGPWTANHKESELEKTDACCGVFERAVHIKPPSSLSRCQRSDNG
- the Ais gene encoding probable ATP-dependent RNA helicase DDX52: MDAHDLFKKLAVGIKFDTKRFRQDAERFQLVKSVENNTNSTVDKIKEEVLKPDIKSNGKRKCEDKHENVDEITLLDGLKNESVPAKKQKKIVTAEKMLKLEQEKINHLRNVNRISVTGSHVPKLILEFSELKTEYQVSEKLLNNMTSSGYKYPTPIQMQAIPIMLEGRQVLACAPTGSGKTAAFLLPIIHSLQGPQKKGFRAVILSPTRELAKQTYRECLRLSDGCDFRIHIINKANQALTKYGPSSSQKFDILITTPKRLVFLLNQDPPAISLNNVEWLIVDEADKLFEEGIRGFKQQLDEITRSCTNTNLRRGMFSATNTPAVSKWCRRNMKGLVTVTVGQRNAAADLVDQELLFVGNERGKLIEIRNIIQKGISPPVLIFVQSKERAQELFNELIYDGINVDVIHADRTMTQRDNTVRCFREGKIWVLICTELMGRGIDFKGVNLVINYDFPPSAISYIHRIGRTGRAGHKGKAITFFTQQDTVNLRSIAAVMRASGCDVPDYMLAMKKHSKKERRKLERTAPTRDKILTVPTYKRHKQKPHIGKKSEKKELEA